A genomic window from Brevibacillus agri includes:
- the larE gene encoding ATP-dependent sacrificial sulfur transferase LarE, producing MEVGNQLTTDSEDWTLAEKNEKLGAVLREMGTVLVAFSGGVDSTFLLARAVEELGEAAIAVTAASETFPTREFEAAKRLAAQLGARFVTTEIREMENPNFVSNPVNRCFYCKDGLYEHLGRMAEENKWKAVICDGANMDDRGDYRPGRMAAAQRGVRSPLQEAGFYKDEIRALSKEMGLPTWNKPSFACLSSRIPYGSEITLEKIDQIDRAEGYLLSLGFHQVRVRHHDTIARIEVSPADFSRLLAHHVEINRTLQEIGFSYVTLDLFGYQTGSMNAVLGTEVKKQHG from the coding sequence ATGGAAGTGGGCAACCAACTGACTACAGATAGCGAAGACTGGACGCTGGCAGAAAAAAACGAGAAACTGGGAGCGGTCTTGCGCGAAATGGGGACAGTGCTGGTGGCGTTTTCAGGCGGCGTGGACAGCACGTTTTTGCTGGCGAGGGCGGTTGAGGAACTGGGCGAGGCAGCGATTGCCGTGACTGCCGCTTCGGAAACGTTTCCCACCCGCGAGTTTGAGGCGGCGAAGCGGCTTGCCGCCCAGCTTGGCGCACGGTTTGTCACAACGGAAATTCGCGAGATGGAAAATCCGAATTTTGTGTCCAATCCGGTGAACCGCTGCTTTTATTGCAAAGACGGCCTGTACGAGCATTTGGGCCGGATGGCCGAAGAAAACAAATGGAAGGCAGTCATTTGCGACGGAGCGAACATGGACGATCGCGGCGACTACCGTCCCGGTCGGATGGCTGCCGCCCAGCGCGGTGTGCGCAGCCCGCTGCAAGAGGCCGGGTTTTACAAAGACGAGATCAGGGCGCTGTCCAAGGAAATGGGGCTGCCTACGTGGAACAAACCGTCCTTTGCTTGTCTTTCCTCCAGGATTCCCTACGGCTCGGAGATTACGCTGGAAAAAATCGACCAGATCGACCGGGCGGAAGGCTATCTGCTCAGCCTTGGCTTTCACCAGGTCAGGGTGCGCCACCACGACACGATTGCGCGCATTGAGGTCAGCCCGGCGGATTTCAGCCGCCTGCTCGCACACCACGTCGAGATCAACAGGACGCTGCAGGAGATCGGCTTTTCCTACGTGACGCTCGATTTGTTCGGCTATCAGACGGGCAGCATGAACGCCGTGCTGGGAACGGAAGTGAAAAAACAGCATGGATGA
- the rlmB gene encoding 23S rRNA (guanosine(2251)-2'-O)-methyltransferase RlmB, which produces MAHEIITSVQNPLVKRLHQLLDKKGREEQGRYLVEGAHLVEEALNSGAEVTTILYDQERSLDPACQRALANHPQATQVIAASAAVLAKLSETKSPQGIVAAVKKTASQWDEWVDKLSAKENALLLFLDEIQDPGNLGTILRTAEAAGVDGVVLGKGSVDIYNGKVVRATMGAMFRLPVFSRELAATANEWKQQGGRVLVSSLAQDSVSYDQANYCGKIALVIGNEGRGVSKEMLACADQLVHIPLYGKAESLNAAVAAGIFVYEAQRNRRQ; this is translated from the coding sequence ATGGCACATGAAATCATTACTTCAGTTCAAAATCCGCTGGTGAAAAGACTGCACCAGTTGCTCGATAAAAAAGGCCGGGAGGAGCAGGGACGCTACCTCGTCGAAGGCGCGCATCTGGTGGAGGAGGCGCTGAACAGCGGGGCGGAAGTGACGACCATCCTGTACGATCAGGAGCGCAGCCTCGATCCCGCCTGCCAGCGGGCATTGGCGAACCATCCCCAGGCTACGCAAGTAATCGCGGCGTCCGCTGCGGTTTTGGCCAAGCTGTCGGAAACGAAATCGCCGCAAGGAATCGTCGCGGCAGTGAAGAAGACGGCGAGTCAGTGGGACGAATGGGTTGACAAGCTGTCAGCCAAGGAAAATGCCCTGCTTTTGTTCCTCGATGAAATCCAGGACCCGGGCAATTTGGGCACGATTTTGCGAACGGCAGAGGCCGCCGGTGTGGATGGAGTCGTGCTGGGCAAGGGCAGCGTCGACATTTACAACGGAAAAGTCGTGCGGGCCACGATGGGCGCCATGTTCCGCCTGCCTGTCTTTTCGCGGGAGCTCGCTGCCACGGCAAACGAGTGGAAGCAGCAAGGCGGGCGTGTCCTCGTCTCGTCCTTGGCACAAGACAGCGTGTCCTACGATCAGGCGAATTATTGCGGCAAGATCGCGCTCGTCATCGGCAACGAAGGCCGAGGCGTGTCCAAAGAGATGCTGGCCTGCGCCGACCAGCTCGTGCACATTCCGCTGTACGGCAAAGCGGAATCGCTGAATGCCGCCGTCGCGGCGGGCATTTTTGTGTATGAAGCGCAGCGCAACAGAAGACAGTGA
- the pheT gene encoding phenylalanine--tRNA ligase subunit beta yields the protein MKVSYQWLSEYVDLSGTTPQELAEKLTRSGIEVDAVESRNAGVSGVVIGYVKERSKHPDADRLSVCVVDAGQGEDLQIVCGAPNVDKGQKVPVALIGAKLPGGLNIKRSKLRGVESQGMICSAKELGLNDKLLAKDQQEGIMVLPEDAEIGMDAVSYLGLDDYVLELGLTPNRSDCLSMLGVAYEVAAILGKEVVLPQIELTEDGGENPLEVTIAAENECYQYHGRHFTNAKIASSPQWMKNRLMAAGIRPINNVVDVTNYVLLEYGQPLHAFDAAQVQDRKIVVRLANAGEKLVTLDDQERELDEQTLLIADPAKGLAIAGVMGGANSEITNETKEIILEAAWFTPKTVRRTARTLGMRTEGCVRWEKGVDQARVQEAGERAAALIQQLSGASVSKGIRSAVVNEAKPAVVTVTLDKINQHLGTSLSAADVSPIFTRLQFPFTTEGESWTVTVPTRRGDITLPEDLVEEVARLYGYDNIPTSLPTGSTTQGQLTHEQKLRRTIRHHLIGTGLSEAISYALVHPDRVEAVAGLHQEKVNPVSLLMPMSEEHSTLRTSLVPSLLETVAYNKNRQNHDVAIFELGRVFLTREESLTQLPEERLYVAGALTGQLLPQNWMGAKQPVDFYQVKGIVDSLLARLGIRTAQYKAAADIAGMHPGRTAEVWAGDKRLGYLGQVHPGTEKAYDLSETYVFQFDVAVLIEAAAEVGHYSQLPKFPAVTRDLALVVDRSVPAGALEATIREAAGELLESLTLFDVYTGERIAQDKKSMAFALVFRHAERTLQDEEIQQVTTAVVEALKNRTGAELRM from the coding sequence ATGAAGGTATCGTATCAATGGTTATCCGAATACGTCGATCTGAGTGGAACGACGCCCCAGGAGCTGGCTGAGAAGCTGACTCGCAGCGGGATTGAGGTAGACGCAGTAGAATCGCGCAACGCAGGTGTTTCCGGTGTAGTGATCGGGTATGTCAAAGAACGCAGCAAGCACCCGGACGCTGACCGTCTGAGCGTATGCGTGGTCGATGCGGGGCAAGGCGAAGACCTGCAAATCGTCTGCGGAGCGCCAAACGTAGACAAAGGGCAAAAAGTACCCGTCGCGCTGATCGGCGCAAAACTGCCCGGGGGCCTGAACATCAAGCGCTCCAAGTTGCGCGGCGTGGAATCCCAGGGCATGATTTGCTCGGCAAAAGAGTTGGGGCTAAACGACAAGCTGCTGGCAAAAGACCAGCAGGAAGGCATCATGGTGTTGCCGGAGGATGCGGAAATCGGTATGGACGCAGTCTCCTACCTCGGGCTGGACGACTACGTGCTGGAGCTTGGCCTGACGCCAAACCGCTCTGACTGCCTGAGCATGCTCGGCGTTGCCTACGAGGTGGCCGCTATCTTGGGCAAAGAAGTGGTGCTGCCGCAAATCGAGCTGACCGAAGACGGCGGGGAGAACCCGCTGGAAGTTACGATCGCAGCCGAAAACGAATGCTACCAATACCACGGCCGCCACTTCACGAATGCCAAAATTGCGTCTTCCCCGCAATGGATGAAAAATCGCCTGATGGCAGCAGGCATTCGCCCGATCAACAACGTGGTAGACGTCACCAACTACGTTTTGCTGGAGTACGGGCAGCCGCTGCACGCGTTTGACGCGGCGCAGGTTCAGGACCGCAAAATTGTCGTCCGCCTGGCAAACGCAGGGGAAAAGCTCGTTACTTTGGATGACCAGGAGCGCGAACTGGATGAGCAGACTCTCTTGATCGCCGACCCGGCAAAAGGCTTGGCCATCGCAGGCGTGATGGGCGGAGCCAACTCCGAGATTACGAACGAGACGAAGGAAATCATTCTCGAAGCCGCCTGGTTTACGCCAAAAACAGTCCGCCGCACCGCCCGCACACTCGGCATGCGCACAGAAGGCTGCGTCCGTTGGGAAAAAGGCGTCGATCAGGCGCGCGTGCAGGAAGCGGGAGAGCGTGCCGCTGCTTTGATCCAGCAACTGTCCGGGGCCAGCGTGTCCAAAGGCATCCGCTCCGCAGTCGTAAACGAAGCGAAGCCGGCCGTTGTCACGGTGACTTTGGACAAAATCAATCAACATCTGGGAACGAGCCTGTCTGCCGCAGACGTTTCCCCGATTTTTACGCGTTTGCAATTTCCGTTCACAACCGAAGGCGAAAGCTGGACCGTTACCGTGCCGACGAGACGCGGCGACATTACGCTGCCGGAAGATTTGGTGGAGGAAGTGGCGCGTCTGTACGGCTACGATAACATCCCGACCAGCCTGCCGACTGGCTCGACCACGCAAGGCCAACTGACGCACGAGCAAAAGCTGCGCCGCACGATCCGTCACCATCTGATCGGCACGGGCTTGAGCGAGGCGATTTCCTACGCACTGGTGCACCCGGACCGCGTGGAGGCAGTTGCGGGTCTGCATCAGGAAAAAGTAAACCCGGTGTCCCTCTTGATGCCGATGAGCGAGGAGCATAGCACGCTGCGCACCAGCCTCGTTCCAAGTCTGTTGGAAACCGTCGCGTACAACAAAAATCGGCAAAATCACGACGTCGCCATTTTTGAGCTGGGCCGCGTGTTTTTGACGCGCGAAGAGTCGCTGACGCAGCTTCCGGAAGAGCGTCTGTACGTGGCAGGTGCGCTGACAGGGCAGCTTTTGCCGCAAAACTGGATGGGCGCGAAACAGCCTGTAGACTTTTATCAGGTCAAAGGGATTGTCGATTCGCTCCTGGCGCGCCTGGGCATCCGCACAGCCCAGTACAAAGCGGCAGCGGACATTGCCGGCATGCACCCAGGCCGTACAGCGGAAGTATGGGCAGGCGACAAACGGTTGGGCTATCTGGGGCAAGTACACCCAGGTACGGAAAAAGCGTACGATCTGTCTGAGACGTACGTGTTCCAGTTCGATGTGGCTGTGCTGATCGAGGCGGCTGCCGAGGTTGGACACTACAGCCAGTTGCCTAAGTTCCCGGCTGTAACGCGCGACCTGGCGCTGGTCGTAGACCGCAGCGTGCCTGCGGGTGCGTTGGAAGCGACTATTCGCGAAGCGGCGGGCGAGCTGCTGGAGTCGTTGACCTTGTTCGATGTGTACACAGGCGAGCGGATTGCACAGGACAAGAAGAGCATGGCGTTTGCTCTCGTGTTCCGTCACGCGGAGCGCACCTTGCAGGATGAAGAAATCCAGCAGGTGACAACCGCTGTCGTCGAAGCGTTGAAAAACCGGACGGGTGCCGAACTGCGGATGTAA
- the pheS gene encoding phenylalanine--tRNA ligase subunit alpha codes for MQTRLQEMKESGLGQISQVTEAAQLQELRVKYLGKKGELTELLRGMGSLSPEERPVVGQLVNEVREALETAFSRKQQAIEEAALNAKLSSQTVDVTLPGRPVPAGTMHPLSRIIEEIEDIFIGLGFEVAEGPEVEMDHFNFEMLNLPKDHPARDMQDTFYVTDEILMRTHTSPVQARTMLKKEGKTPVKIICPGKVYRRDDDDATHSHQFTQIEGLVVDKGIGMSDLKGILLTFARQMFGENQQIRLRPSFFPFTEPSAEVDLQCFNCGGHGCRVCKQTGWIEILGSGMVHPRVLEMAGYNPQEVSGFAFGMGVERIAMLKYGVEDIRHFYTNDVRFLRQFNRG; via the coding sequence GTGCAAACTCGGTTGCAAGAAATGAAGGAGTCCGGGCTGGGGCAAATCAGCCAGGTGACGGAAGCTGCACAACTTCAGGAGTTGCGCGTCAAATATTTGGGGAAAAAGGGCGAGCTGACAGAACTGCTGCGCGGGATGGGCAGCCTGTCTCCCGAAGAGCGTCCGGTAGTCGGGCAACTGGTCAACGAAGTGCGGGAAGCGCTGGAGACAGCTTTTTCCAGAAAGCAGCAGGCGATTGAAGAAGCGGCGCTGAACGCGAAGCTGTCGTCCCAGACGGTAGACGTAACCTTGCCAGGGCGTCCGGTGCCTGCCGGAACGATGCACCCGCTCTCCCGCATCATCGAGGAGATCGAAGACATTTTCATCGGTCTGGGCTTCGAGGTGGCAGAAGGACCAGAAGTGGAGATGGACCACTTCAACTTCGAAATGCTCAACCTGCCAAAAGACCATCCGGCGCGCGACATGCAGGATACGTTTTACGTGACGGACGAAATTTTGATGCGCACCCATACGTCTCCGGTGCAGGCGCGGACGATGCTGAAAAAAGAAGGCAAGACGCCTGTGAAGATCATCTGTCCCGGAAAAGTGTATCGCCGCGACGATGACGATGCGACCCACTCCCACCAGTTCACGCAGATCGAGGGCCTCGTGGTTGACAAAGGCATCGGCATGAGCGATCTGAAAGGGATTCTGCTGACGTTTGCCCGCCAAATGTTCGGGGAAAACCAGCAAATTCGCCTGCGTCCGAGCTTCTTCCCGTTCACCGAGCCTAGCGCAGAGGTCGACCTGCAATGCTTCAACTGCGGCGGTCACGGCTGCCGCGTGTGCAAGCAAACGGGCTGGATCGAGATTTTGGGCTCCGGCATGGTGCACCCGCGCGTGCTGGAAATGGCCGGCTACAATCCGCAGGAAGTCAGCGGCTTTGCTTTCGGAATGGGGGTAGAGCGTATCGCGATGCTCAAATACGGCGTGGAGGACATCCGCCATTTTTATACCAACGACGTTCGTTTCCTGCGTCAGTTCAACCGAGGCTAG
- a CDS encoding phage holin family protein, translated as MTIMRHLVRFVVASVVLMFVGFLVPGFSVSSFWTAFLAAVVIALLGWVVEAMFGDRISPYNRGIIGFLVSAVVIYLTQFIVSGFHVTVIGALLASLVIGIIDLFIPIKTHMDMRNGDAGNRQET; from the coding sequence ATGACGATCATGCGTCATCTCGTCCGCTTCGTCGTCGCTTCCGTCGTCCTGATGTTCGTCGGCTTTCTGGTACCCGGGTTTTCTGTAAGCAGCTTCTGGACTGCTTTTCTTGCCGCTGTCGTAATCGCCCTCTTGGGCTGGGTCGTGGAAGCCATGTTCGGAGATCGCATTTCCCCCTACAATCGCGGAATCATCGGCTTCCTCGTCAGCGCTGTCGTGATCTACCTGACACAGTTTATCGTCTCCGGTTTCCATGTGACTGTCATCGGAGCGCTTCTGGCGTCTTTGGTAATCGGGATCATCGACCTGTTCATTCCGATCAAGACCCATATGGACATGCGCAATGGGGATGCCGGAAACCGCCAGGAAACGTAA
- the zapA gene encoding cell division protein ZapA, protein MQGDGKNRLTVDIFGQQYRLSGKASVNHIRMVAGFVDDKMNEIANGNHRLDTAKIAVLSAVNIADEYFRLRQEYEELLKILQEDANDKPID, encoded by the coding sequence GTGCAAGGTGATGGGAAAAATCGTTTGACGGTGGATATCTTCGGCCAACAATACCGGCTCAGTGGCAAGGCAAGTGTCAATCACATACGCATGGTGGCCGGTTTCGTTGATGACAAGATGAACGAAATCGCGAACGGCAACCATCGACTGGACACCGCTAAAATTGCCGTACTCTCTGCGGTAAACATCGCGGATGAATACTTCCGCTTGCGGCAGGAGTACGAAGAACTGCTGAAGATCCTTCAGGAAGATGCAAATGATAAGCCGATAGATTAA
- a CDS encoding DUF2225 domain-containing protein: MIEKVTALYDKTCVCRHCQATFSTKRIRTGALTMIHRDSDFYTTFKEQSLNPILYTVNVCPVCGFAFTDQFTSKLAPWQKQAVEEHISMKWQPKDFGSIRKVQEAIVSYKLAIYAAELTDQPHSVKAGLYLRLAWLYRYMDNLPEELRFIAMAVDEYEESYIHSDYARGDKEMSEVRLLYLIGELYRRLEKFELAIKYFGKALAFRNHTIESGIIRMAQDQWQLAREEFKEKKSEQKIG, encoded by the coding sequence ATGATCGAGAAGGTTACGGCCCTTTATGATAAGACATGCGTCTGTCGGCATTGCCAAGCGACTTTTTCCACCAAACGGATCAGAACCGGCGCTCTTACCATGATTCACCGCGACAGCGACTTCTATACCACGTTCAAGGAGCAGTCGCTGAATCCGATTTTATATACCGTCAACGTCTGCCCGGTATGCGGCTTCGCCTTCACCGATCAGTTCACAAGCAAGCTCGCTCCGTGGCAAAAACAGGCCGTCGAGGAGCACATCTCCATGAAGTGGCAGCCAAAAGATTTCGGCTCCATTCGCAAGGTGCAGGAAGCGATTGTCAGCTACAAGCTGGCGATTTACGCCGCCGAGCTGACCGATCAGCCGCACTCGGTCAAAGCGGGCCTGTACTTGCGGCTCGCCTGGCTGTACCGCTACATGGACAATCTCCCGGAAGAGCTGCGCTTCATCGCGATGGCGGTCGACGAGTACGAGGAATCGTACATTCACTCCGACTATGCCCGCGGTGACAAGGAAATGTCCGAGGTCAGACTGCTGTACCTGATCGGCGAGCTGTACCGCCGTCTGGAAAAATTCGAACTGGCGATCAAATATTTCGGCAAGGCGCTCGCTTTTCGCAACCATACGATTGAGAGCGGTATCATCCGCATGGCGCAGGATCAGTGGCAACTGGCGCGCGAGGAATTTAAAGAGAAAAAAAGCGAGCAAAAGATCGGCTGA
- the sspI gene encoding small acid-soluble spore protein SspI, which yields MNIASLNLRQAIMYKMQGSDSGAVEETISDAIASGQEKTLPGLGVLFEVLWQNSDASSRQEMVETIASHLPAQAEKPI from the coding sequence ATGAACATTGCCTCGCTCAATTTGCGTCAAGCGATCATGTACAAAATGCAAGGCTCGGATTCCGGAGCGGTAGAAGAAACGATCAGCGATGCGATCGCAAGCGGCCAGGAAAAAACCTTGCCTGGTCTCGGCGTCCTGTTTGAAGTGCTGTGGCAAAACAGCGATGCTTCCTCCCGCCAGGAGATGGTCGAAACTATCGCTTCCCATCTGCCCGCTCAAGCGGAAAAGCCGATTTAA
- a CDS encoding LysR family transcriptional regulator, producing MELLQLHYFRTVARTEHMTKAAQELCIAQPALSKTISRLEEDLGVPLFDRHRGRIRLNAFGKAFLDKVEKALTLLEEGRKEVSELAGLEQGSIHLATSTLDRLTDALGEFLALYPEVSFRITQASMEEMTQLVEAGEVDMCFTALPINRPDISAVSLLKEEVYLAVPHGHRFAGRKSVRLSELAEDPFIGYKEGFPFQKMNDLFFREAGITPNFVCRVDEPAAIASLVRAGLGVALVGNCGGPGSPLNLLRIEFPVCQRNFQIAWNEKRYLSLAARKFRNFLIGYFAEVGETGE from the coding sequence ATGGAGTTGTTGCAGTTGCACTATTTTCGCACGGTAGCCCGGACGGAGCACATGACGAAGGCAGCCCAGGAGCTGTGCATCGCGCAGCCTGCGCTGAGCAAGACGATTTCGAGGCTGGAGGAAGACTTGGGAGTTCCCTTGTTCGACCGACACAGAGGCCGGATTCGTCTGAATGCGTTCGGCAAAGCTTTTCTGGACAAAGTCGAAAAGGCGCTCACCCTGCTGGAAGAAGGCAGAAAAGAAGTGTCCGAGCTGGCCGGACTTGAACAAGGGAGCATTCACCTCGCCACGTCGACGCTGGATCGGTTGACGGATGCGCTGGGCGAGTTTCTCGCGCTGTATCCGGAAGTCAGCTTTCGGATTACGCAAGCTTCGATGGAAGAAATGACGCAGTTGGTGGAGGCTGGCGAAGTCGACATGTGCTTTACAGCGCTGCCAATCAATCGGCCCGACATTAGCGCGGTGTCCCTCCTGAAAGAAGAAGTGTACCTGGCCGTTCCCCACGGACATCGGTTTGCGGGGAGGAAAAGCGTTCGCTTGAGCGAACTGGCGGAGGACCCGTTTATCGGGTACAAGGAAGGGTTTCCTTTTCAAAAAATGAACGATTTGTTTTTCCGAGAAGCCGGGATCACGCCTAACTTCGTCTGCCGGGTCGACGAGCCTGCCGCCATTGCCAGCCTCGTCCGGGCGGGGCTAGGCGTCGCGCTCGTAGGCAACTGCGGAGGCCCGGGCTCCCCGCTGAACCTGCTGCGGATTGAGTTTCCCGTGTGCCAGCGCAATTTCCAGATTGCCTGGAACGAGAAGCGGTACTTATCGCTTGCTGCGCGTAAGTTTCGCAACTTTCTCATCGGGTACTTTGCGGAAGTGGGGGAAACCGGGGAATGA
- the larB gene encoding nickel pincer cofactor biosynthesis protein LarB: protein MDDVKRILQQVASGRLSVEQAEEQLSGISRLDYATLDLARSARTGFPEVVYGEGKSASQLVGIMERLREHQKLVLVTRASEQQADKVRKRWPDVQYIAEARLLLSTKELLVPERDGYVAVVAAGTSDWQVAQEAAWTARCFGSEVKVIVDVGVAGIHRLFQRLEEIRGASVIVCVAGMEGALASVLAGLVDKPVIAVPTSVGYGASFGGVSALLTMLNSCANGVAVVNIDNGFGAGYLAGMIHRQSAQPQ from the coding sequence ATGGATGACGTCAAACGCATTTTGCAGCAAGTCGCTTCCGGACGGTTGAGCGTGGAGCAGGCCGAGGAGCAGCTTTCCGGGATCAGCCGCCTGGACTACGCCACTCTCGATCTGGCGCGTTCAGCGCGGACGGGATTTCCCGAAGTCGTCTACGGAGAGGGCAAAAGCGCCAGTCAGCTCGTCGGGATTATGGAACGGCTGCGCGAGCATCAAAAGCTCGTTTTGGTCACCAGGGCAAGCGAGCAGCAAGCAGACAAAGTCCGGAAGCGGTGGCCAGACGTCCAGTACATAGCAGAGGCGCGCTTGCTTTTGTCCACAAAAGAGCTGCTCGTGCCGGAGCGTGACGGCTACGTCGCGGTCGTGGCAGCGGGCACGTCAGACTGGCAGGTGGCGCAGGAAGCGGCCTGGACGGCGCGCTGCTTTGGCAGTGAGGTCAAGGTGATTGTCGATGTGGGGGTCGCCGGAATCCATCGGCTGTTCCAGCGCCTGGAGGAGATCAGGGGTGCCAGCGTCATCGTCTGTGTGGCCGGCATGGAGGGGGCGCTCGCCAGCGTACTGGCTGGACTCGTCGACAAGCCGGTTATCGCGGTGCCTACGAGCGTCGGCTACGGCGCCAGCTTTGGCGGCGTTTCGGCGCTGTTGACCATGCTCAACTCGTGTGCTAACGGAGTCGCGGTAGTCAATATCGACAATGGCTTTGGCGCAGGCTACCTGGCTGGGATGATTCATCGCCAGTCTGCACAACCGCAATAG
- a CDS encoding NADPH-dependent FMN reductase, protein MKQLQIGIILGSTRQGRVSPQVANWVKGIADDRGDATYEIVDIAEFQLPFFGEGTGNEPGLVAWSKKLSSLDGFVFIVQEYNHSITGALKNALDSARTEWNNKAAGIVSYGSTGGARAAEHLRGILGELLVADVRAHPTFSIFADFENFQTFNPAELHVGKVNAMLDELIAWSGALKTLR, encoded by the coding sequence ATGAAACAATTGCAAATTGGCATTATTTTGGGAAGCACGCGCCAAGGGCGGGTAAGCCCGCAAGTCGCAAACTGGGTGAAAGGCATTGCCGATGACCGCGGAGATGCGACGTATGAAATTGTAGATATCGCCGAGTTTCAATTGCCTTTTTTCGGGGAAGGCACAGGCAATGAGCCTGGCCTGGTCGCTTGGTCCAAAAAGCTTTCCAGCTTGGATGGATTCGTGTTCATCGTCCAGGAGTACAATCACAGCATCACGGGAGCATTGAAAAACGCGCTGGATTCGGCACGCACGGAATGGAACAACAAGGCTGCGGGCATCGTCAGCTACGGATCGACGGGCGGGGCGCGTGCAGCCGAGCATTTGCGCGGAATTTTGGGAGAGCTGCTCGTGGCAGACGTCCGCGCGCACCCGACATTTTCGATCTTTGCCGATTTCGAAAATTTCCAAACATTCAACCCCGCCGAACTGCACGTAGGTAAAGTAAACGCCATGCTAGACGAACTGATTGCCTGGAGCGGCGCATTAAAAACATTGCGTTAA
- a CDS encoding potassium channel family protein, which yields MSKQFAIIGMGRFGSSVARTLYEMDYEVMGIDENEERINENIQYVTHAVAADSTDERALKEIGIRNFDVVVVAIGVDIQASILTVLTLKELGVKKIVAKAQNERHGQVLYKVGADRVVFPERDMGVRVAHNLISANVLDFIELAEDYSVAEVVVSSKLVGQNLRQLDIRRKYEVNVIAIKSGDKFNIAPSPDEVIQYGDVLVVIGNNKDLKAFEERA from the coding sequence ATGTCAAAACAGTTTGCCATCATCGGAATGGGCCGTTTTGGTTCCAGTGTTGCCAGGACGCTGTACGAGATGGATTACGAAGTCATGGGCATTGATGAAAACGAAGAGCGCATCAATGAAAATATTCAGTATGTCACCCACGCTGTCGCGGCTGATTCGACAGATGAACGCGCCTTGAAGGAAATCGGCATTCGCAACTTCGACGTAGTGGTCGTGGCGATCGGGGTCGACATTCAGGCGAGCATCCTCACTGTCTTGACGCTGAAGGAGCTGGGCGTGAAAAAAATCGTCGCCAAAGCGCAAAATGAGCGGCACGGACAAGTGTTGTACAAAGTAGGGGCCGACCGCGTCGTTTTCCCGGAGCGGGACATGGGCGTGCGTGTGGCGCACAATCTCATCTCCGCAAACGTCCTCGACTTTATCGAGCTGGCGGAGGACTACAGCGTGGCAGAGGTCGTCGTATCGTCCAAGCTGGTCGGGCAAAACTTGAGACAGCTCGACATCCGCAGAAAGTACGAGGTCAACGTCATCGCGATCAAAAGCGGGGACAAATTCAACATCGCTCCAAGCCCGGATGAAGTGATCCAGTACGGAGACGTTCTTGTTGTAATCGGAAACAACAAAGACTTGAAAGCATTTGAGGAGCGGGCATAA